In the Devosia sp. SL43 genome, one interval contains:
- a CDS encoding PAS domain-containing protein, with amino-acid sequence MALVQLLEHHMGIGSFQLEIPSGRLYLSDAACRIYGYAPTRDPVPLNTVLGTLIREDRRRGAELLTQAIAQKCGYHFVLRISPDAEKVRTIECFADVVLSKQEDVIAVVGTVRDISERAAIDAQAAGRSLLMRSMLINIPAAVAVLDRDMRYLAVSNYWAAGHGHKSPDDLVGLKHYDEHPNLGDDVRLEHRQVLSGTTLRRPRAYLKDRNGKPIHQTCVMCPWYTLEKKVGGMIIMLGTVDVGNALAKEKSAEALPTRQEFLKLLATL; translated from the coding sequence TTGGCACTAGTACAACTGCTCGAACACCATATGGGTATCGGCAGCTTCCAGTTGGAGATACCGAGCGGCAGGCTGTACCTTTCAGACGCTGCATGCCGCATCTATGGATATGCCCCAACCCGCGATCCCGTACCCTTGAACACGGTGCTGGGCACCTTGATCCGGGAGGACAGGCGCCGGGGAGCAGAACTACTGACCCAGGCCATCGCGCAGAAATGTGGATATCACTTTGTGCTGCGGATCTCCCCGGATGCAGAAAAGGTCAGGACGATCGAGTGTTTTGCCGATGTGGTTCTGAGCAAGCAGGAAGACGTAATCGCTGTCGTTGGCACCGTTAGGGATATCTCCGAACGCGCGGCGATTGACGCGCAGGCGGCTGGCCGCAGCCTTTTGATGCGCTCCATGCTGATCAACATTCCTGCCGCTGTCGCCGTTCTCGATCGCGACATGCGATACCTCGCGGTGAGCAATTATTGGGCCGCCGGCCATGGGCACAAGTCGCCGGACGACCTGGTGGGGCTCAAGCATTACGATGAGCATCCCAACTTGGGCGACGACGTCCGGCTCGAACACCGCCAGGTTCTGAGCGGGACGACGTTGCGCCGGCCTCGCGCCTATCTGAAGGATCGAAACGGCAAACCCATTCATCAGACCTGCGTCATGTGCCCCTGGTACACGCTGGAAAAGAAGGTGGGGGGTATGATCATCATGTTGGGTACCGTGGACGTCGGCAACGCGCTCGCAAAGGAAAAATCTGCCGAGGCCCTGCCGACGCGTCAGGAGTTTCTCAAGCTGCTGGCGACCCTTTAG
- a CDS encoding SDR family NAD(P)-dependent oxidoreductase, producing the protein MAYSLDGKVSIVTGGAGGIGAQVCALLADHGARVIVADIAEDRAAALAAELRGTGAEAMHVGVDLADEASIKAMFVATLDAYGRLDVIDNNAALLSAEMAQRDGNIENMATADWDATFSINTRGTMIACREALKIMSPQRSGAIINTASNLALQGNVIQAAYSASKAAVIQMTRSIATSHGKKGIRANAVLPGLTGTPAALAHLPQELRETVEEETLTPYLGAPVDIAHLVVFLASDEARYITGQAIAADGGTSAHIPGYARLQRFFAGE; encoded by the coding sequence ATGGCCTATTCGCTGGACGGGAAAGTCAGCATCGTCACCGGCGGGGCCGGTGGCATTGGCGCGCAGGTCTGCGCATTGCTGGCCGATCATGGGGCGCGCGTGATTGTCGCCGACATTGCCGAGGACCGCGCCGCGGCCCTGGCTGCTGAGCTGCGCGGGACGGGTGCGGAGGCCATGCATGTCGGCGTTGATCTGGCGGACGAAGCCAGCATCAAGGCCATGTTTGTCGCAACGCTGGATGCCTATGGTCGGCTTGATGTCATCGACAACAACGCTGCCTTGCTCAGCGCAGAAATGGCTCAGCGCGATGGAAATATCGAGAACATGGCGACGGCTGATTGGGACGCGACCTTTTCCATCAACACCCGCGGCACCATGATTGCCTGCCGGGAGGCCCTCAAGATCATGTCGCCCCAGAGAAGCGGAGCGATCATCAACACGGCCTCAAACCTGGCTCTGCAAGGCAATGTCATCCAGGCTGCCTATTCCGCCTCCAAGGCGGCGGTGATCCAGATGACCCGTTCCATAGCCACCTCGCATGGCAAGAAAGGCATCCGTGCCAATGCCGTGCTGCCCGGCTTGACGGGCACGCCGGCCGCCCTGGCGCATCTGCCGCAGGAATTGCGCGAAACAGTCGAGGAGGAAACCCTGACTCCCTACCTCGGCGCTCCAGTCGACATCGCGCATCTGGTGGTGTTTCTGGCCTCGGACGAGGCGCGCTATATCACCGGGCAGGCGATCGCCGCCGACGGCGGCACTTCGGCCCACATCCCCGGCTATGCGCGCCTGCAGCGTTTCTTTGCTGGCGAATAG
- a CDS encoding cupin domain-containing protein codes for MAGQNVRRVVTGHDAQGRAVVVSDSVPPHVTRPPHQPGLAFHELWNTRACPAPVTATEPEPTDLHRDTAPPAQGTVIRIVDIPPEGPDGPDFDKATAEALFAQVGLAENAEHTIPGRHPLMHRTQSIDYAVVLDGQIVLLLDEEEVVLERGDVVVQRGTIHAWTNRTDSITRMLFVLTDGIFDADLAQAQRANDERVKQAARVDRSLPGAGSPP; via the coding sequence ATGGCTGGTCAAAACGTTCGGCGCGTCGTAACGGGCCACGATGCCCAGGGGCGTGCCGTTGTGGTGTCGGACTCGGTGCCGCCTCATGTCACCCGGCCCCCGCACCAGCCGGGACTGGCGTTTCACGAGCTGTGGAATACGAGGGCATGCCCGGCGCCGGTCACCGCAACCGAGCCCGAACCCACCGACCTGCACCGCGACACAGCGCCGCCTGCGCAAGGCACGGTCATCCGCATTGTCGATATTCCGCCCGAGGGCCCCGACGGTCCCGATTTTGACAAGGCAACTGCCGAGGCCTTGTTCGCCCAGGTTGGCCTCGCCGAAAACGCCGAACACACTATCCCCGGCCGCCACCCCCTGATGCACCGCACACAATCGATAGACTATGCCGTCGTTCTTGACGGGCAGATCGTTCTGCTGCTTGACGAGGAGGAGGTGGTTCTGGAGCGCGGCGACGTGGTCGTCCAGCGTGGCACCATCCATGCCTGGACGAATCGGACCGACAGCATCACCCGCATGCTGTTTGTCCTGACGGACGGGATATTCGATGCTGACCTCGCTCAGGCACAACGGGCCAATGATGAACGCGTGAAACAGGCAGCGCGAGTTGATAGGTCGCTGCCTGGCGCAGGCTCGCCGCCATAA
- a CDS encoding phytoene desaturase family protein: MSDYDIVVMGAGHNGLSACCYLARAGLKVLILERQPYAGGGVVTLELNTPGYRHDLHSSCHIMIQGNPMLTEDELELKSKYGLNYRYSDVPYASIFPDNETLITYKDLDKSCEQIARFNKRDAETYRRFAERSMKMMPMFISGLYSPPIPFGPFMAMMDSSDEGREILDAMNRSSLDIIDREFEDDRLKIHLLKLVTENLQLPDELGTGMGIFLMPGIIHTFGVSQPVGGSGGLTDALLRCFEDHGGELRLNAEVSKILVEGGEAKGVRLSTGEEIRAKKGVIGAIHPHLLGKFLDGVDPGVEARAKRVNSSTQSLFVSHYDLKQRTKYRAGEEITAATMLEYFPYRDLSSLLDDFDFLRRKRISPRRLLGGGDETHGDPTRAPEGAGLFHSITMAPYDIAGKGAAHWDDIKEQYAAETLRQYDPFISNLGADNIIAASHYSPLDMERSSPNSFVNGDMHGCAPFLYQSAGHRPTPDLAQYTVPGIDGFWLVGPFQHPGGGVFGAGRNTALRMFDDLGIDFEKVIA, from the coding sequence ATGTCTGACTACGATATTGTTGTGATGGGTGCCGGACATAATGGGCTGTCGGCGTGCTGCTATCTGGCGCGGGCAGGGCTCAAGGTGCTGATTCTGGAGCGCCAGCCTTATGCCGGCGGCGGGGTGGTGACGCTTGAGCTGAACACCCCGGGCTATCGCCATGATCTGCACAGCTCGTGTCACATCATGATCCAGGGCAACCCGATGCTCACCGAGGACGAACTGGAGCTCAAGTCGAAATACGGCCTGAACTACCGCTACTCCGATGTGCCCTATGCCTCGATCTTCCCCGATAACGAGACGCTGATCACCTACAAGGACCTGGACAAGTCCTGTGAGCAGATCGCGCGGTTCAACAAGCGCGATGCCGAGACCTATCGCCGCTTCGCCGAACGCTCGATGAAGATGATGCCGATGTTCATCTCCGGCCTCTATTCGCCGCCCATCCCCTTTGGCCCCTTCATGGCCATGATGGACAGCTCGGACGAGGGGCGTGAAATCCTCGACGCGATGAACCGATCCTCGCTGGACATCATCGACCGCGAATTCGAGGACGACCGGCTCAAGATACACCTGCTGAAGCTGGTGACCGAAAACCTGCAATTGCCGGACGAACTGGGCACCGGCATGGGTATCTTCCTGATGCCCGGCATCATCCACACGTTCGGCGTCAGCCAGCCGGTGGGCGGATCGGGCGGCCTCACGGACGCCCTGCTGCGTTGCTTTGAGGACCATGGCGGCGAATTGCGCCTGAACGCCGAAGTCAGCAAAATTCTGGTCGAAGGCGGCGAAGCCAAGGGCGTCAGGTTGAGTACCGGCGAGGAGATCCGCGCCAAAAAGGGTGTCATCGGCGCCATTCACCCGCATCTTCTCGGTAAATTCCTCGACGGCGTCGACCCCGGCGTCGAGGCGCGCGCCAAACGGGTGAACTCATCCACCCAGTCGCTGTTTGTGTCCCACTACGATCTCAAGCAGCGCACCAAATATCGGGCCGGCGAGGAGATCACCGCCGCGACCATGCTCGAATATTTCCCCTATCGCGATCTCTCCAGCCTGCTCGACGATTTCGACTTCCTGCGACGCAAGCGCATCTCGCCTCGTCGCCTGTTGGGCGGCGGCGACGAGACCCACGGTGATCCCACCCGCGCGCCCGAAGGCGCCGGGCTGTTCCACTCGATCACCATGGCGCCCTATGACATTGCCGGCAAAGGAGCCGCGCATTGGGATGACATCAAGGAGCAATACGCAGCCGAGACCCTGCGCCAATATGATCCGTTCATCTCCAATCTGGGCGCCGACAATATCATCGCCGCCTCCCACTACTCGCCACTGGACATGGAGCGCTCGTCGCCCAACTCATTCGTCAACGGCGACATGCATGGCTGCGCACCCTTCCTCTACCAGTCGGCGGGACATCGTCCGACGCCTGACCTTGCCCAATACACCGTGCCCGGGATCGATGGATTCTGGCTTGTCGGGCCGTTCCAGCATCCCGGCGGCGGCGTGTTCGGTGCAGGCCGCAACACAGCTTTGCGCATGTTCGACGACCTCGGCATTGATTTTGAGAAGGTAATCGCCTGA
- a CDS encoding LysR family transcriptional regulator, translated as MLLTEKNVSAAADKLNLSQSATSGALSRLRDYFGDELLIQVGRKMVLSPRAIDLSGKVRAALMQIDGTIIHSPGFDPAKVNRSVRIAASDYVTIVMLQHAIKEISRKAPGLKIIIEQPYGKPHESIERGEIDLLIMPEIYLSLEHPFEEIFSDGYVVVVWEGNTSYGQSITMAEYQAARHIAVQFERNQLSYEAAYIKTQGIERDIAAVAGSFGALPFLIVGTDFLSTMHRSLAGVYREMLPLRLIPSPIAIPELVECIQWHTYAAGDECLAWVRNQLRAAVPVEGR; from the coding sequence GTGCTGCTGACGGAGAAGAACGTCAGTGCCGCTGCGGACAAGCTCAATCTGAGTCAATCGGCGACCTCCGGGGCATTGTCGCGGCTGCGGGACTATTTTGGCGACGAACTGCTGATTCAGGTGGGGCGCAAGATGGTGCTCTCCCCGCGTGCAATCGACCTTTCAGGCAAGGTCCGCGCGGCATTGATGCAGATCGATGGCACGATCATTCATTCACCCGGCTTCGATCCCGCCAAGGTCAACCGAAGCGTCCGGATCGCCGCCTCAGACTACGTGACCATTGTCATGCTGCAGCATGCCATCAAGGAAATCAGCCGCAAGGCGCCCGGCCTCAAGATCATCATCGAGCAGCCATACGGGAAGCCTCATGAAAGCATCGAACGCGGCGAAATCGACCTGCTCATCATGCCCGAGATTTATCTATCGCTCGAACATCCATTCGAGGAGATTTTTTCGGATGGCTATGTGGTTGTCGTCTGGGAGGGCAATACCTCGTATGGCCAATCCATCACGATGGCCGAGTACCAGGCCGCTCGACACATTGCTGTTCAGTTTGAACGCAATCAGCTCTCTTACGAGGCGGCCTATATCAAGACGCAGGGGATTGAACGGGATATTGCCGCGGTGGCCGGGAGCTTCGGCGCCCTGCCGTTTCTGATTGTCGGTACTGATTTCCTATCGACCATGCACCGCAGCCTGGCTGGTGTTTATCGAGAAATGCTGCCGCTGCGGCTGATCCCATCACCCATCGCTATCCCGGAACTGGTGGAATGCATCCAGTGGCACACCTATGCGGCGGGCGATGAATGCCTGGCCTGGGTACGCAACCAGCTTCGTGCGGCCGTGCCCGTCGAAGGCCGCTAG
- a CDS encoding SDR family NAD(P)-dependent oxidoreductase has protein sequence MRSTLFDLSGKRALVTGGASGLGLAIAKAFLQAGAEVTIAGDRGDEVAQVAGELGCQGLHAVLGSKAAADQLAEQTRHLMGGVDVLVSNAGIEGPVTGIKNLDPDHYAAVFDVNLHAATWLAAALIPGMIAAGGGSVILMASLSALRGNGAIAAYSMSKAALAQLARNIAVQFGPDNIRANAIAPGLIETPFSSGLMRNDAFMAKRLAATPLRRVGRPEEVAATALWLASPGGAFVTGQTIVVDGGTQISDGS, from the coding sequence ATGCGATCAACATTGTTCGACTTGTCTGGAAAACGCGCCCTGGTTACGGGCGGCGCCAGCGGCCTTGGACTGGCCATCGCCAAAGCGTTTCTGCAAGCTGGCGCCGAGGTCACCATCGCCGGCGATCGAGGCGACGAAGTCGCGCAGGTAGCCGGCGAGCTTGGCTGCCAGGGCCTGCATGCCGTGCTGGGCAGCAAGGCCGCCGCAGACCAGCTGGCCGAACAGACCAGGCACCTCATGGGTGGCGTGGACGTCCTGGTTTCCAATGCCGGAATCGAAGGGCCGGTTACCGGCATCAAGAACCTGGATCCCGACCACTATGCTGCCGTCTTCGATGTCAACCTGCATGCCGCCACCTGGCTTGCCGCGGCCCTCATCCCCGGCATGATCGCCGCCGGTGGTGGATCGGTTATCCTGATGGCGAGCCTGTCGGCTCTGCGCGGCAATGGCGCAATCGCCGCCTATTCCATGTCCAAGGCGGCATTGGCCCAGCTGGCGCGGAACATCGCCGTGCAATTCGGGCCGGACAATATACGGGCCAATGCCATCGCACCCGGCCTGATCGAGACGCCCTTTTCAAGCGGCCTGATGCGCAATGACGCCTTTATGGCCAAGCGCCTGGCGGCCACGCCGCTGCGGCGCGTCGGCAGACCTGAAGAGGTGGCAGCGACGGCCTTGTGGCTGGCCTCGCCCGGCGGCGCTTTCGTCACCGGACAGACCATCGTCGTCGATGGCGGCACACAGATCAGCGATGGCAGCTGA
- a CDS encoding alpha/beta hydrolase family protein, which yields MALFEYFPNYVWNLSLSIAIQSGAELGEVIDMSKPLLAKSQAGEDAGTTEFLLEWMKKAETLIELAAEDEAKNRLFSASDKLRRAALYLLTAERMQGHGHPGRAETFAKALDCFNRYVAYGKENCERVDIPYEGKTIAGYFTRAEGVEGEAPCVVFLNGLDSCKELLYWTWLPQAMARRGISTLSIDQPGTGETLRLQGLPATYDAERWGTPVYEWVAARDDVDASRVGISGISLGGYYVPRIAAFEPRYASGAVWGANHNWAEVQHKRMNKEGENPVPHYWKHVWWVFGAKDQDDFLAKTEGMNLNGVMDRIKVPFLVTHGANDRQISVDYAHQSYEQLINSPKRELKIFTDREGGIEHVGADNLSFGRSYISDWFAETLGGWTA from the coding sequence ATGGCACTCTTTGAGTATTTCCCGAATTACGTCTGGAACCTGTCGCTGTCGATCGCGATACAGTCAGGCGCTGAGCTTGGCGAAGTCATCGACATGTCCAAGCCGCTGTTGGCAAAGTCCCAGGCGGGTGAGGATGCGGGCACCACGGAATTCTTGCTCGAATGGATGAAAAAGGCCGAGACGCTCATCGAGCTGGCCGCTGAGGATGAGGCCAAGAACCGGCTGTTTTCCGCCAGCGACAAGCTGCGCCGCGCCGCGCTCTACCTGCTGACCGCCGAACGGATGCAGGGCCACGGCCATCCCGGACGTGCCGAAACATTCGCCAAGGCACTCGATTGCTTCAACCGCTATGTCGCCTATGGCAAGGAAAATTGCGAACGGGTCGATATCCCATATGAGGGCAAGACCATCGCCGGCTATTTCACCCGCGCCGAAGGCGTTGAGGGTGAGGCACCCTGCGTGGTCTTCCTCAATGGCCTGGATAGCTGCAAGGAGCTGCTCTATTGGACCTGGCTGCCGCAGGCGATGGCCCGGCGCGGCATTTCCACGCTCAGCATCGATCAACCCGGCACCGGCGAAACGCTGCGGCTGCAGGGCCTGCCAGCCACCTATGACGCCGAGCGCTGGGGCACCCCGGTCTATGAATGGGTCGCTGCGCGGGACGATGTCGATGCCAGCCGCGTCGGCATTAGCGGCATCAGCCTGGGCGGCTATTACGTGCCGCGCATCGCCGCCTTTGAGCCCCGCTATGCCAGTGGCGCCGTCTGGGGCGCCAATCACAACTGGGCCGAGGTGCAGCACAAGCGCATGAACAAGGAAGGCGAGAACCCCGTCCCCCATTACTGGAAGCATGTCTGGTGGGTCTTCGGCGCCAAGGATCAGGATGACTTCCTGGCCAAGACCGAGGGCATGAACCTCAATGGTGTGATGGACAGGATCAAGGTACCATTTCTGGTCACCCATGGTGCCAATGACCGCCAGATCAGCGTTGACTATGCTCATCAAAGCTACGAGCAACTGATCAATTCGCCCAAGCGCGAACTCAAGATCTTTACCGATCGCGAGGGCGGCATCGAGCATGTGGGCGCCGACAATCTATCCTTTGGCCGCAGCTACATCTCGGACTGGTTCGCCGAGACACTAGGCGGGTGGACCGCCTGA
- a CDS encoding Rieske (2Fe-2S) protein encodes MIAHQAKLVEDAICAVADLPDGMSRGFDPLHEGRDTMFIVRQGDRLYAYRNNCPHYDQARMAWRKDEFLTHDRTRIMCAAHGALFDIPSGSCEVGPCMGGALEPVSLAICDGQVYLAAPYRPGMPARVGNGARP; translated from the coding sequence ATGATCGCGCATCAGGCCAAGCTGGTCGAAGACGCCATCTGCGCGGTCGCCGATCTGCCGGACGGCATGTCGCGTGGCTTCGACCCGCTGCATGAGGGGCGGGACACCATGTTCATCGTCCGGCAGGGCGACCGGCTCTATGCCTATCGCAACAACTGCCCGCATTATGACCAGGCTCGCATGGCCTGGCGCAAGGACGAGTTTCTCACTCACGACCGCACTCGGATCATGTGTGCTGCCCATGGTGCCCTTTTTGATATTCCCAGCGGAAGCTGTGAGGTCGGGCCGTGCATGGGTGGGGCACTCGAACCTGTTTCACTCGCGATATGTGACGGCCAGGTCTATCTGGCCGCCCCCTATCGTCCCGGCATGCCGGCCCGGGTCGGCAATGGCGCACGCCCCTAG
- a CDS encoding VOC family protein codes for MSKDALKNLAPHHIGISVRSIDEAIAFWSDMFGFELDFRTEIPAIRAEIAFIKRNGFRIELFQIEGAAEVPQERLKPNTDLATHGTKHICFSVDDVQGALEHLHGRGVRIVGIMRQHGAPMQVEEDPRLSGYKVPARAFFFLDASNTLVEILRKSDFSD; via the coding sequence ATGAGCAAAGACGCGTTGAAGAACCTGGCACCCCACCACATCGGCATCAGTGTACGCAGCATCGACGAAGCCATCGCTTTCTGGAGCGACATGTTCGGCTTCGAGCTCGATTTTCGCACGGAAATCCCAGCCATCAGGGCGGAGATCGCCTTCATCAAGCGCAACGGATTTCGCATCGAACTCTTCCAGATCGAGGGCGCAGCAGAGGTCCCGCAGGAACGCCTGAAGCCCAATACCGACCTGGCCACCCACGGAACCAAGCACATCTGCTTCTCGGTCGATGATGTTCAGGGCGCGCTTGAGCATCTGCATGGCCGTGGCGTTCGCATCGTTGGCATCATGCGTCAGCACGGCGCGCCCATGCAGGTCGAGGAGGACCCCCGGCTCAGCGGCTACAAGGTCCCAGCCCGCGCCTTCTTCTTTCTCGACGCCTCTAACACGCTGGTCGAAATCCTTCGCAAGTCCGATTTCTCGGACTGA
- a CDS encoding NAD(P)-dependent oxidoreductase: protein MKVALIGATGKAGSKILNEMIQRGHQVTAIARNVSGIQASAQVTPRSVDGTGASIQAAISGHDAVVSSVRFVDLDPEVLIPAVLASGVKRYVVVGGAGSLLHPDGTQEVDQPGTPDFVKPNSRRGGEMLDMLKQIDSPSWTFISPPRMFVPGERTGQFRYGKDHMLMKDGQPTSISFDDFAIVVVNEIETPTHHNERFTIGY from the coding sequence ATGAAGGTTGCATTGATTGGCGCTACCGGCAAAGCCGGCAGCAAAATCCTCAACGAGATGATCCAGCGCGGCCACCAGGTAACCGCCATCGCGCGGAACGTTTCCGGCATCCAGGCCAGCGCGCAGGTGACCCCGCGCTCCGTTGACGGCACTGGCGCATCCATCCAGGCCGCCATCAGCGGGCACGATGCGGTTGTCTCGTCGGTGCGTTTTGTCGATCTCGACCCCGAAGTCCTGATCCCCGCTGTGCTTGCCTCCGGCGTCAAGCGGTACGTGGTCGTTGGCGGAGCCGGCAGCCTGTTGCATCCCGATGGCACCCAGGAAGTCGATCAGCCCGGAACCCCCGATTTCGTCAAACCGAACTCCCGGCGTGGCGGCGAGATGCTGGACATGCTCAAGCAGATCGACAGCCCCAGTTGGACCTTCATATCCCCGCCACGCATGTTTGTGCCGGGGGAAAGGACGGGCCAGTTCCGCTACGGCAAGGACCACATGTTGATGAAGGACGGGCAGCCGACATCAATTTCGTTCGATGATTTCGCCATCGTCGTTGTCAACGAGATCGAGACGCCTACCCATCACAATGAGCGCTTCACGATCGGCTATTGA
- a CDS encoding ABC transporter permease — translation MGGLARQIMVAASLVGVWAVGGMAGVFSPEVLPPVNHVAVQLVALWARPEFLPALLGTLVDSVVGIVIASAIAIPLGLLIGIFPLFERVTRVTLDFGRSFPVVALLPIFVLIIGANATMKITTVAIACFFPILLQTIYGARRLEPTLVETVRSFRISFGLRFYRVMLPAALPYIATGLRIATSVSVLVAVGTEVIIPVTGLGQQISLARISNEVAVAFAYVIYAGLLGVVLSAVWEQVEDRILPWSRRSENT, via the coding sequence GTGGGGGGACTGGCCAGACAGATCATGGTCGCCGCATCGCTTGTCGGCGTGTGGGCAGTCGGCGGGATGGCTGGCGTGTTCAGTCCAGAAGTCTTGCCCCCGGTCAACCATGTAGCTGTCCAGCTCGTTGCGCTTTGGGCCCGTCCTGAATTCCTGCCGGCCCTTCTCGGCACCCTGGTCGACTCGGTGGTTGGCATCGTCATTGCCTCGGCGATCGCAATTCCCCTGGGCCTGCTGATCGGCATTTTCCCGCTCTTTGAACGCGTGACGCGCGTAACCCTGGATTTTGGCCGCTCCTTCCCCGTCGTCGCGCTCTTGCCGATCTTCGTACTGATCATCGGCGCCAATGCCACCATGAAGATCACCACAGTGGCGATTGCCTGCTTCTTTCCGATCCTGCTGCAGACCATCTATGGGGCGCGGCGGCTGGAGCCGACATTGGTCGAAACGGTCCGCAGCTTCCGCATCTCGTTCGGGCTGCGCTTCTACCGCGTCATGCTGCCCGCCGCATTGCCCTACATTGCCACCGGACTGCGCATCGCCACTTCCGTTTCAGTGCTTGTGGCAGTGGGTACCGAAGTGATCATTCCGGTCACCGGATTGGGGCAGCAGATCAGCCTGGCGCGGATCAGCAACGAAGTCGCAGTGGCCTTCGCCTATGTCATCTATGCCGGCCTTCTGGGTGTCGTGCTCTCCGCAGTTTGGGAACAGGTGGAAGACCGGATCCTGCCCTGGAGCCGGAGGTCGGAAAACACATGA
- a CDS encoding ABC transporter permease codes for MSTSSQTPGIRARVKEMGVQWGLPVLAIVLWWTLSANSTNFYFPPLQTILAVLWRDLVGGPLLPYMAFSLSNMAIGLAVATILGILIGLIVGEYQGLREAATPTLNFLRSVPPAAIVPIVIIAMGIGAAPKIFIIALTCFWPILLNTIDGVRSMSSELRDTARAFGVPRVLYFQRVLLMSAMPQIMAGIRVAIAVALVLMVISEFFGASSGLGFYINDNKQKFAMPETWAGTLLIGVLGFVLSAVFMAFERWALAWYFQSERSSN; via the coding sequence ATGAGCACCTCCAGCCAAACGCCTGGCATACGCGCGCGCGTCAAGGAAATGGGCGTCCAATGGGGTTTGCCCGTGCTGGCGATCGTGCTGTGGTGGACGCTCTCCGCGAACTCCACGAACTTCTACTTTCCACCGCTCCAGACCATTCTGGCCGTGCTTTGGCGCGACCTAGTGGGCGGCCCCTTGCTCCCCTATATGGCCTTCAGCCTGAGCAATATGGCCATCGGGCTCGCTGTCGCCACCATACTGGGCATCCTGATTGGCCTCATCGTCGGGGAGTATCAGGGCCTGCGCGAGGCCGCCACGCCAACGCTGAACTTCCTGCGTTCAGTGCCGCCGGCGGCCATTGTGCCCATCGTCATCATTGCCATGGGTATTGGTGCCGCACCCAAGATCTTCATCATCGCGCTTACCTGCTTCTGGCCCATCCTACTCAACACAATCGATGGCGTCCGTTCGATGTCCTCGGAGCTGCGCGATACTGCGCGGGCCTTTGGCGTGCCGCGGGTCCTCTATTTCCAGCGCGTCCTGCTCATGTCGGCAATGCCCCAGATTATGGCCGGCATCCGGGTCGCCATAGCCGTCGCCCTGGTGCTGATGGTGATCAGCGAGTTTTTCGGGGCCAGTTCAGGCCTCGGCTTCTACATAAACGACAACAAGCAGAAGTTCGCGATGCCTGAAACATGGGCTGGAACGCTGCTGATTGGCGTTCTTGGTTTTGTATTGAGCGCCGTGTTCATGGCCTTCGAACGATGGGCCCTCGCCTGGTATTTCCAGAGCGAGCGGTCGAGCAACTAG